The following are encoded together in the Trichocoleus sp. FACHB-46 genome:
- a CDS encoding acyl transferase: protein METHQTEINLTPQPRSLPGKGEQIVNQMKVERQGMTWLSAILACFPVLVMLLAGGSFLAICISPSVWTVLLVLFSLYGMPLLIYRIHNHFYPQLEGISYLQGKEYSPWWGSHQIQAVYIAFPALETVLRLIPGAFSFWLRLWGSKIGKGVYWTPHLEIADRGLLEIGDRVIFGHQVGLYPHIIKPRKQDLMLYVKQIKIRDGVFLGAWNHLGPGVVVQAETYIPVFTHVYPNQMIDQSKVQTLLAKQQHQPSKLE from the coding sequence ATGGAGACTCATCAAACGGAGATAAACCTAACCCCCCAACCCCGTTCCCTGCCAGGGAAGGGGGAGCAAATAGTGAACCAGATGAAGGTAGAGCGGCAGGGAATGACTTGGCTTAGCGCTATATTGGCTTGCTTTCCGGTGCTGGTGATGTTGTTAGCAGGAGGTTCTTTTCTGGCAATCTGTATCTCTCCTAGCGTTTGGACTGTTTTACTGGTGCTGTTTTCGCTTTATGGCATGCCGCTATTGATTTACCGCATCCATAATCACTTTTATCCTCAGTTAGAAGGCATTAGCTATCTGCAAGGAAAAGAGTATTCGCCTTGGTGGGGGAGTCATCAAATTCAGGCTGTCTATATTGCCTTTCCAGCTTTAGAAACTGTGCTGCGTTTAATTCCTGGTGCCTTCTCCTTTTGGTTGCGGCTGTGGGGTTCCAAAATAGGCAAAGGTGTTTATTGGACTCCCCATCTGGAGATTGCCGATCGCGGATTGTTAGAGATAGGCGATCGCGTCATTTTCGGTCATCAGGTGGGTCTCTATCCGCACATTATTAAGCCTCGAAAGCAAGATTTGATGCTGTATGTCAAACAGATCAAAATCAGAGACGGTGTGTTTTTAGGGGCTTGGAATCACCTTGGGCCTGGGGTTGTTGTACAAGCAGAAACATACATCCCCGTTTTTACGCATGTGTACCCTAACCAAATGATTGATCAGAGCAAAGTTCAAACTCTTTTAGCCAAACAGCAACATCAACCCTCAAAACTTGAGTAA
- a CDS encoding ferritin-like domain-containing protein, whose amino-acid sequence MNPNIAGFDLPLLDEGDKLNRILASTLGNQLPTATQLSYSYQSISQLPQPYWDATHFGLERVAIFQDASSTEQQAIAQIASQGLLLEAYFVEKAGMGYMAKMLLLAETLEERMLYSLFAAEEATHLAQIRGFFAPQDEGEEKESTSTDDPFLRFLSDLLETEDKAILLFIIQVVLEGWGLSHYRSLAKGCSHLELGQLFEQFLQAEARHHGSGLMLFNQISLSKPSQSAIVEALILFLRMVQVGPQRVLSAIAQVKGDLSRLQQIQVLQELETEIQSGARLSYLRSLMQKTTAHAIVQELEERGSFKPFPAEKCI is encoded by the coding sequence ATGAATCCGAACATTGCTGGATTTGATCTACCTCTGCTTGATGAAGGAGACAAACTCAATCGGATTTTGGCTTCCACTTTAGGTAATCAGCTACCCACAGCAACACAGCTTTCCTACTCCTACCAGTCAATCTCGCAACTACCACAACCTTATTGGGATGCAACGCATTTTGGTCTGGAACGGGTGGCGATCTTTCAGGATGCTAGTTCAACTGAACAACAGGCGATCGCGCAGATTGCTAGCCAAGGATTGTTGCTAGAAGCCTACTTCGTGGAAAAAGCGGGGATGGGCTACATGGCTAAGATGCTCTTGCTGGCAGAAACTCTAGAGGAACGAATGCTCTACAGTCTCTTCGCTGCCGAGGAAGCAACCCATTTAGCTCAGATTCGAGGTTTCTTTGCTCCGCAGGATGAGGGGGAAGAAAAAGAGTCGACTAGCACAGACGATCCGTTTCTCCGGTTTCTGTCAGATCTCTTAGAGACAGAGGACAAAGCCATCTTGCTATTTATCATTCAGGTGGTGTTGGAAGGATGGGGGCTGAGCCACTATCGCAGTTTAGCCAAGGGATGCTCTCACTTGGAGTTAGGCCAATTGTTTGAGCAATTTCTCCAAGCCGAAGCGCGTCATCATGGTTCTGGCTTGATGCTGTTTAACCAAATATCTTTGTCTAAGCCAAGCCAAAGCGCCATCGTAGAAGCATTGATTCTGTTTCTTCGTATGGTACAAGTTGGGCCGCAGAGAGTCTTAAGTGCGATCGCTCAAGTCAAAGGAGATCTATCGCGATTGCAACAAATTCAAGTTTTGCAAGAGTTAGAAACTGAGATCCAGAGCGGGGCGCGGTTGAGTTATTTACGCTCCCTGATGCAGAAAACCACTGCTCACGCCATTGTCCAAGAATTAGAGGAACGTGGTTCTTTCAAACCCTTCCCAGCGGAGAAATGTATATGA
- a CDS encoding sterol desaturase family protein — MAIFAAFVTLLLLTVTRDRCFNLLLQKNREDWLLDMSGLLVQGVVIPALQLLLVYQLYQWLLPAWKGGLELPLGLGFLLSFVFVDYLYYWNHRLLHHRFWPWHQVHHTVTQMDVLGTSRNTLWSSFFILYLWIHPLFLFLLQHPAGYVLGVTLTAILDLWRHSAIAPDPQSLIYCWLSPWLVLPQDHAWHHAQPQGCNYGANLKLWDQLHGTYYECDRAPEALGIETNLTLSQKLFWPF, encoded by the coding sequence ATGGCGATCTTTGCTGCTTTTGTTACTTTACTATTGTTGACCGTAACTCGCGATCGCTGCTTTAATCTCCTCTTGCAGAAGAACCGAGAAGATTGGCTGCTAGATATGTCAGGTTTATTGGTTCAAGGAGTGGTGATTCCTGCTCTACAACTACTATTGGTTTATCAACTATATCAATGGTTGTTACCTGCCTGGAAAGGAGGTTTAGAGCTACCTCTTGGGCTAGGGTTCCTGCTCAGCTTTGTTTTCGTAGATTATCTCTATTATTGGAACCATCGCCTGCTCCATCATCGCTTCTGGCCTTGGCACCAAGTTCATCACACCGTTACTCAAATGGACGTGTTGGGCACCTCTCGCAATACGCTATGGAGCAGCTTTTTTATTCTGTATCTGTGGATTCATCCCTTGTTTCTCTTTCTGTTGCAGCATCCAGCAGGTTATGTTTTGGGAGTCACCTTAACTGCAATTTTGGATCTGTGGCGACATAGTGCGATCGCTCCTGATCCTCAGAGTTTGATTTATTGTTGGCTTTCACCTTGGCTTGTTTTGCCCCAAGACCATGCTTGGCATCATGCCCAACCTCAGGGCTGCAATTATGGAGCGAATCTGAAGCTGTGGGATCAATTGCATGGGACTTATTACGAATGCGATCGCGCTCCAGAAGCATTGGGGATTGAGACGAATTTGACGTTATCTCAGAAGCTATTTTGGCCTTTTTAG
- a CDS encoding aromatic ring-hydroxylating dioxygenase subunit alpha has translation MKFEDFWYVVAQSEQLKPNKVLSRTVLGEWLAVFRDENGEAVALRDRCMHRNSRLSSGQVCQGQVHCPYHGWVYDNNGTVVAVPAEGDDFKQLQARRVKHYETCEQDGYVYVRLTDQPSEEFEPFPMPHYQEPGWATVRVINRFRNNVTNCAENFIDIPHTASVHPGVFRTPRRQKLEMTVERQKGAVRAEYRNETTNLGWYAKFLNPKGGKIRHTDYFFMPNVTSVEYDMGPYRQLWITSQSVPETEDSTLVYTDVTYNYGIWNQLARPFIHWTAQHIIGQDVAALDLQQEVIKKYGQKFANTPADTIHTFVESIRDRIAAGEDPRLLPDQSVQVTFWV, from the coding sequence ATGAAATTTGAGGATTTCTGGTATGTGGTGGCTCAAAGTGAGCAACTAAAACCCAATAAAGTTCTATCTCGGACTGTATTGGGAGAATGGCTAGCGGTTTTTCGAGATGAGAATGGTGAAGCTGTCGCTCTACGCGATCGCTGTATGCACCGCAACAGTCGGCTATCTAGTGGTCAGGTATGCCAAGGACAGGTGCATTGTCCGTATCACGGCTGGGTATATGACAACAATGGAACTGTCGTAGCAGTGCCAGCAGAAGGAGATGACTTCAAGCAGCTTCAAGCTCGACGGGTGAAGCATTACGAGACTTGTGAGCAAGATGGTTATGTCTATGTACGCCTGACCGACCAGCCGAGTGAGGAATTTGAGCCCTTTCCGATGCCTCACTACCAAGAGCCAGGCTGGGCAACGGTACGAGTGATCAACCGCTTCCGCAATAATGTCACGAACTGCGCTGAGAACTTTATTGATATTCCGCATACGGCTTCTGTACATCCTGGTGTTTTCCGTACGCCTCGCAGACAAAAGCTAGAGATGACAGTAGAGCGGCAAAAAGGAGCAGTGCGGGCAGAATACCGAAACGAAACTACGAATCTGGGTTGGTACGCCAAATTTCTCAATCCCAAGGGCGGCAAGATTCGCCATACAGATTATTTCTTCATGCCCAATGTCACCAGCGTCGAGTATGACATGGGGCCGTATCGCCAACTGTGGATTACCAGTCAATCCGTCCCAGAAACAGAAGATTCCACCTTGGTCTATACCGATGTTACTTACAACTATGGCATTTGGAATCAATTGGCGCGTCCCTTCATCCATTGGACAGCTCAACACATCATCGGTCAGGATGTGGCAGCGTTGGACTTGCAGCAAGAAGTGATTAAGAAATACGGTCAGAAATTTGCTAATACTCCGGCGGATACGATTCATACATTCGTGGAATCGATTCGCGATCGCATTGCTGCTGGTGAAGATCCCCGTCTGTTGCCTGATCAGTCGGTTCAAGTCACGTTCTGGGTGTAG
- a CDS encoding P-aminobenzoate N-oxygenase AurF — translation MNNLFDDPQTNTLLKNQKVYRKLQINYQRNQQQDQTAAIDAAAANFNYDHCKDEYWNPEEFSLLYGTPLWEQASSSQRIVLNHLYWVAYYSQIVSAEIATIFFNQTSAAGLYAQEDFRLVCDTLDLESAQERAHIQAFRTIASQTEAALFGQRVFTYPMRGPFAETVIFADTNALKLWWKQVQLKCFGLLSSDNTFLACQYFTVRGVRTLNGKLVQHKLSAYYQKHPDPENAPIPSQISYYHFLDESFHFNSSTILSHDVVKCLKPPTKFEQTVANLGLRGCQRDHYHFSAAINGIFWYDPALYRAIYQVLRSPVFEMSDREAKEMIMACFTQESEGLHRSYQTHQEAMESYKVYVDKLDYVWQSNREMSLMAANSIPKYLATQQRAMQNFLATGEVASVPRSQSTFISTPAEVANAVLEEAS, via the coding sequence ATGAACAATTTATTTGACGACCCTCAAACAAATACCTTGCTGAAGAATCAAAAGGTTTACCGCAAGCTGCAAATTAACTACCAACGCAACCAGCAACAAGATCAAACTGCCGCGATCGATGCCGCTGCTGCCAACTTTAACTATGACCACTGCAAAGATGAATACTGGAACCCGGAGGAGTTCTCCCTGCTTTACGGCACTCCTTTGTGGGAGCAAGCCAGCTCTAGCCAACGCATTGTATTAAACCATCTTTATTGGGTAGCTTATTACTCGCAGATTGTCTCAGCGGAGATCGCGACGATTTTCTTTAACCAGACAAGCGCGGCGGGTCTCTATGCTCAAGAAGATTTCCGCTTGGTCTGTGACACTTTGGATCTAGAGTCAGCCCAAGAACGAGCCCATATTCAGGCATTCAGAACCATCGCTAGTCAGACAGAGGCAGCCTTGTTCGGTCAACGGGTTTTTACGTATCCCATGCGGGGACCGTTTGCAGAGACAGTGATCTTTGCCGATACCAACGCCCTAAAACTCTGGTGGAAGCAGGTTCAGCTCAAATGTTTTGGCTTGTTGTCTTCAGATAACACCTTTCTAGCGTGCCAATATTTCACGGTTCGGGGAGTGCGGACACTGAACGGCAAACTGGTACAGCATAAGCTCAGCGCTTACTACCAAAAGCATCCTGATCCAGAGAATGCACCGATTCCCAGCCAAATTTCCTACTATCATTTCTTGGATGAGAGTTTCCATTTCAACAGTTCTACGATTCTGTCTCATGATGTCGTGAAGTGCTTAAAGCCTCCGACAAAGTTTGAACAAACGGTCGCAAACTTAGGGTTGCGGGGTTGTCAGCGCGATCATTATCATTTCTCCGCAGCCATCAACGGCATCTTTTGGTATGACCCAGCTCTGTATAGAGCGATCTATCAAGTGCTGCGATCGCCTGTATTTGAGATGAGCGATCGCGAAGCTAAAGAAATGATAATGGCTTGCTTTACTCAAGAATCCGAAGGATTGCACCGCAGCTATCAAACGCATCAAGAGGCAATGGAATCGTACAAGGTATATGTCGATAAGCTCGATTATGTCTGGCAGAGTAATCGGGAAATGTCTTTGATGGCAGCCAATTCTATTCCTAAATATTTAGCAACTCAGCAACGAGCCATGCAGAATTTTTTGGCTACAGGAGAAGTTGCTTCTGTGCCGCGATCGCAGTCAACCTTTATTTCCACGCCTGCGGAAGTGGCTAACGCGGTTTTGGAGGAGGCGAGTTGA
- a CDS encoding SDR family oxidoreductase, with protein MKTVLITGCSSGFGRGMVDEFLRCGWQVISTMRQANQRRGLLAESLEKYGDRLTILDLDVTDPTQRETVTEYVRQKGDLDCLVNNAGDRFFGPLEDLSEAQLRRQMEVNFYGPALLTRALLPGIRTAQGTIVFVSSTFGYTGFPLTSAYCASKYALEGLAESLYYELKPHGVHVALIEPGASHTNFGHDPGWAEGDSEVYQLQMQNYHLLKERLRAKSPNNTIQVAQQAVALAEGRSRRLRVRVGQDATLVYFFQRLVPDWIRLPLIDRFYRRIFLRRPA; from the coding sequence ATGAAAACAGTCCTGATTACAGGCTGCTCCTCTGGATTTGGACGCGGCATGGTGGATGAGTTTCTCCGGTGCGGTTGGCAAGTGATCAGCACGATGCGGCAAGCAAACCAACGCCGAGGGCTACTGGCAGAATCGCTAGAGAAGTATGGCGATCGCTTAACAATCCTCGATTTGGATGTCACCGATCCGACTCAACGAGAGACAGTTACAGAGTATGTACGCCAAAAAGGAGATTTAGATTGTCTGGTAAATAATGCAGGCGATCGCTTTTTCGGCCCCCTGGAGGATCTCAGCGAAGCTCAACTGCGGCGACAAATGGAGGTAAATTTCTATGGTCCCGCGCTGCTGACGCGAGCTTTACTACCTGGGATCCGGACAGCGCAGGGCACGATTGTTTTTGTCTCCTCGACGTTTGGTTATACAGGTTTCCCGCTGACCTCCGCTTACTGCGCTAGTAAATATGCTTTGGAAGGCTTGGCTGAGAGTCTGTATTACGAGCTAAAGCCGCATGGCGTGCATGTTGCCCTGATTGAACCAGGAGCCAGCCACACTAACTTTGGTCACGATCCGGGTTGGGCAGAAGGAGATTCGGAAGTTTATCAGTTACAGATGCAGAATTATCACTTGCTGAAGGAGCGATTACGGGCCAAATCCCCCAACAACACAATCCAAGTGGCTCAACAAGCGGTGGCTTTGGCAGAAGGGCGATCGCGACGCTTACGAGTACGAGTCGGACAGGATGCAACATTGGTGTATTTCTTTCAACGGCTCGTACCTGATTGGATTCGCCTGCCCTTGATCGATCGGTTCTACCGTCGGATCTTTTTACGGAGGCCAGCTTAA
- a CDS encoding aromatic ring-hydroxylating dioxygenase subunit alpha, with protein sequence MSSKAGTWTETFNHPDRFIQGWHWALRSRDLKVGQVKPVQLLGRELAIYRNQDGQVVALDAYCPHMGAHLAEGKVDGTGIRCFFHNWKFDSQGHCVDVPCLGKMIPAKLSSWPAVEHYGLIWVWTGETPQQSLPFVPELEHTHCDVMFGSHFFKNCHPNVLLINAIDAQHFNTVHNFPIQIVFRTETLHRNAITFSNTTRGGDESWLMRLILPFYKNEGTYSMCYWYGSTGTVTLGPDFLHFYIMFTLRLLEGGKTEGQTVLITKKRPGLLGWLLNRLILFVTQLVGNYFAKGDTQVFQTIKFNLKTPTKADQSIVQFMQHVEQQQPLAWGTWEPTSELAQAPVTEKLQTNSGTQPEPERVWEAV encoded by the coding sequence ATGAGTAGCAAAGCTGGGACGTGGACAGAAACCTTTAATCATCCCGATCGCTTTATCCAAGGGTGGCATTGGGCACTGCGATCGCGAGATCTCAAAGTAGGGCAGGTCAAACCTGTGCAGCTGTTGGGGCGAGAGTTGGCAATCTACCGCAACCAAGATGGCCAAGTGGTGGCCCTAGATGCATACTGCCCACATATGGGGGCACATTTGGCGGAAGGCAAAGTAGATGGCACAGGCATTCGCTGTTTCTTCCATAACTGGAAATTTGATTCTCAAGGGCATTGTGTAGATGTGCCTTGCTTAGGGAAAATGATTCCTGCCAAACTCTCCAGTTGGCCAGCCGTCGAGCATTACGGCTTGATTTGGGTTTGGACGGGAGAGACACCCCAGCAATCTCTACCCTTTGTCCCAGAGCTAGAACATACACACTGTGACGTGATGTTTGGCTCGCATTTTTTCAAAAACTGCCATCCGAATGTGCTGCTGATCAATGCGATCGATGCTCAGCATTTCAATACGGTGCATAACTTTCCGATTCAGATTGTGTTCCGCACAGAGACGCTGCATCGCAATGCCATCACCTTCAGTAACACGACACGGGGTGGCGATGAATCTTGGCTAATGCGGTTGATTCTGCCGTTTTATAAAAATGAGGGCACCTACAGCATGTGCTACTGGTATGGCAGCACGGGTACAGTCACCCTCGGCCCCGATTTTCTCCACTTCTACATCATGTTTACTCTACGGCTGTTGGAAGGTGGTAAAACAGAAGGACAAACCGTTTTAATCACCAAAAAGCGACCTGGGCTTCTGGGTTGGCTGTTGAATCGACTAATTCTATTCGTTACCCAATTAGTCGGCAACTACTTTGCCAAAGGTGATACTCAGGTCTTTCAGACGATTAAATTCAACCTCAAAACTCCGACCAAAGCGGATCAATCTATCGTTCAGTTCATGCAGCATGTCGAGCAACAGCAACCGCTGGCTTGGGGAACTTGGGAGCCAACTTCAGAACTAGCGCAAGCACCTGTGACAGAAAAACTACAGACTAATTCTGGGACGCAACCTGAGCCAGAACGGGTTTGGGAGGCTGTATGA
- a CDS encoding 2Fe-2S iron-sulfur cluster binding domain-containing protein: protein MNASCCVVHFPNANYASLTLEPHQHLAEQLTVQNSPVLFGCRTGLCGTCLVTVTGELSPPSAAEQEILDMLAPGNPQARLACQIDVMGEIAIAPLTEVI from the coding sequence ATGAACGCGTCCTGTTGTGTGGTTCACTTTCCGAATGCAAACTATGCATCCCTTACTCTAGAACCCCACCAGCATCTAGCCGAGCAGCTCACAGTCCAAAATTCTCCGGTGCTGTTTGGTTGTCGCACAGGTCTTTGTGGAACCTGTTTGGTTACCGTGACCGGGGAGCTGTCACCACCTAGTGCCGCCGAACAAGAGATTTTGGATATGCTAGCACCTGGGAATCCTCAAGCCAGATTGGCTTGCCAAATCGATGTGATGGGAGAAATCGCGATCGCGCCTCTGACGGAGGTTATATGA
- a CDS encoding glycosyltransferase, with translation MTHYGLLCPPTTGHLNPMLALGCELKQRGHQVTLFNILDTAAKAKAVEINFWPLGRKEFPLGTLGNFYDHLGTLRGLAAFQTTLNFRQQVWATVFLQEAPAAIQAAGVEALLVDHVIVAGGAIAERLSLPFVSLCSALLMQPDDSVPPFFAGWPYDPAPWTRLRNRFGHALLVQYWRMVHQPVNEYRQMWRSPLYLNPSDALSPLAQISHQPAEFEYPRQYLAPYFHFTGPFHSTVSRETVSFPFEKLTSQPLIYASMGTLRNRSHRVFEQIAAACVGLDAQLVIALGKGLAPEALGALPGDPIVVGYAPQLELLQRATLAITHAGLNTALESLQAGVPMVALPVTDDQPGVAARIEWTGAGEVVPKSRLTTARLRTAVQQVLTCETYKQNAVRLRQATAQAGGVTRAADIVERAIATGKPVLTQDFSKPKPEPCAPLFNSLPSC, from the coding sequence ATGACTCATTACGGTCTGTTATGCCCTCCCACAACTGGGCACCTCAACCCCATGCTAGCTCTAGGCTGCGAGCTGAAACAACGAGGCCATCAAGTCACTCTCTTCAATATCCTCGATACAGCAGCAAAGGCAAAAGCGGTTGAAATTAACTTTTGGCCCCTTGGTAGGAAAGAGTTTCCTTTAGGAACTTTGGGAAATTTCTATGATCATTTGGGCACATTACGAGGTTTAGCGGCTTTTCAGACCACCCTGAACTTCAGACAACAAGTTTGGGCTACTGTGTTTCTGCAAGAAGCTCCTGCTGCAATTCAAGCCGCAGGGGTAGAAGCTCTGCTCGTGGATCATGTGATTGTTGCTGGAGGAGCGATCGCCGAACGACTATCTCTGCCCTTTGTTTCTCTCTGTAGTGCCCTCTTAATGCAGCCCGATGACAGTGTGCCTCCTTTCTTTGCAGGTTGGCCTTATGACCCAGCACCTTGGACACGGTTACGAAATCGGTTTGGCCATGCTCTATTGGTGCAGTATTGGCGCATGGTGCATCAACCTGTGAATGAGTACCGCCAAATGTGGCGATCGCCGCTATATCTTAATCCCAGTGATGCACTCTCCCCCCTCGCTCAAATCAGCCACCAACCTGCCGAGTTTGAATATCCTCGTCAATATCTTGCTCCCTACTTCCACTTTACTGGGCCGTTCCACAGCACTGTGAGTCGAGAAACCGTCTCCTTCCCATTTGAGAAGCTAACAAGTCAACCTTTGATCTATGCCTCAATGGGAACGCTACGAAACCGTTCGCATCGGGTGTTTGAGCAAATTGCTGCCGCTTGTGTTGGCTTAGATGCTCAGTTGGTAATTGCTTTAGGGAAAGGTCTTGCTCCGGAAGCTCTTGGGGCTCTCCCTGGCGATCCGATTGTGGTCGGTTATGCTCCCCAATTAGAACTTCTGCAACGCGCCACTCTAGCCATCACCCATGCAGGCTTGAATACTGCCCTAGAATCTTTACAAGCAGGAGTGCCGATGGTGGCGCTCCCAGTCACAGATGATCAGCCAGGAGTTGCAGCTCGGATCGAATGGACAGGCGCTGGAGAAGTAGTTCCAAAATCTCGCTTGACCACAGCCCGTTTAAGAACTGCGGTTCAACAAGTCTTAACTTGCGAAACTTATAAACAAAACGCAGTCAGATTACGACAAGCGACCGCCCAAGCTGGCGGAGTAACACGGGCTGCGGACATTGTGGAACGAGCGATCGCAACTGGCAAGCCTGTCTTGACTCAAGATTTCTCCAAACCTAAACCTGAACCATGCGCCCCATTATTCAACTCTTTGCCAAGCTGTTAA
- a CDS encoding Rieske 2Fe-2S domain-containing protein, giving the protein MQFIPSTLPDLKAPVFNNGNVVAQGWYIICASRDLSVGRAKSFDLCGLRIAVYRGEDGEVRALDAYCPHLGTDLSLGRVDGNMIRCFFHHWAFDGAGKCQDIPCQAQIPDRAKIQAYATDEKYGFIWVYPDSQAPEPVVEFDELKGKSLVVWHDPPLERHCHHHICMMNGIDAQHLRTVHKLNVEMELSLDRNAIGNVIDFTMCGEIPGKTWRETVLQRFLGKRYEYSMRYADGCMGLLTMMKNVRLVSPLHMIYAYTPIAPNKTRIQPIYVAAKRPGIWGWFVTRSLLLLTRLSYYFLRDEDGLIYNNIRFDPQVLLGIDAPLVKYMNYVNQLKPSLWSKCFSKQKSSEV; this is encoded by the coding sequence ATGCAATTCATTCCTTCCACTTTACCTGATCTCAAAGCTCCAGTTTTTAACAATGGAAATGTCGTAGCTCAAGGCTGGTATATCATCTGTGCGAGTCGTGATTTATCAGTTGGTCGAGCAAAGTCTTTTGATCTGTGTGGTCTAAGAATAGCTGTATATCGGGGCGAAGATGGGGAGGTTCGAGCTTTAGATGCCTATTGCCCTCATTTGGGCACCGACTTGAGCCTAGGACGAGTCGATGGCAATATGATTCGTTGCTTTTTCCATCACTGGGCCTTTGATGGCGCTGGTAAATGCCAAGACATCCCTTGTCAAGCTCAAATTCCAGATAGAGCCAAGATTCAAGCTTATGCTACCGACGAGAAATATGGCTTTATTTGGGTGTATCCAGACAGCCAAGCGCCAGAACCTGTAGTTGAGTTTGACGAGTTAAAAGGTAAATCCTTGGTTGTTTGGCACGATCCGCCTTTGGAGCGGCACTGCCATCATCACATCTGCATGATGAATGGCATCGATGCACAACATTTACGAACGGTTCACAAGCTCAATGTTGAGATGGAATTATCTCTCGATCGCAATGCAATCGGTAACGTGATTGATTTCACCATGTGCGGAGAGATTCCTGGTAAGACGTGGCGAGAAACCGTACTTCAGAGATTTTTAGGTAAAAGGTATGAGTATTCCATGCGCTACGCCGATGGCTGTATGGGATTGCTAACCATGATGAAAAATGTGCGATTGGTGTCACCGCTACATATGATTTACGCCTACACACCGATCGCGCCTAACAAAACTCGGATTCAACCGATTTATGTAGCAGCGAAAAGACCAGGAATTTGGGGTTGGTTCGTAACGCGATCGCTCCTACTCCTCACTCGCCTGAGCTACTACTTTCTTCGTGATGAAGATGGCCTGATCTACAACAACATCCGGTTTGATCCGCAAGTGCTTCTGGGTATTGATGCACCGTTAGTGAAATATATGAACTATGTGAATCAGCTCAAACCTTCGCTCTGGTCAAAATGTTTTTCTAAGCAGAAATCATCCGAAGTTTAA